The following coding sequences are from one Thunnus maccoyii chromosome 17, fThuMac1.1, whole genome shotgun sequence window:
- the lrfn5b gene encoding leucine-rich repeat and fibronectin type-III domain-containing protein 5: MESLLVYLMVLGMAVKAHKVQICPKRCVCQVLNPNLATLCDKKGLLFVPPNIDRHTVEMRLGDNFVTSIKRKDFANMTKLVDLTLSRNTIGSIAPHAFKDLENLRALHLDSNRLTRITNDTFSGMSKLHHLILNNNQLTHIHIGAFNDLTALEELDLSYNNLESAPWVAIQRMSNLHTLNLDHNMLSYIPEGTFSGLQKLKRLDVTSNKLQKLPPDPIFQRAGVLATSGIMGPLSFALSFGGNPLRCNCELLWLRRLRREDDLETCASPQHLAGRYFWTVSEEEFLCEPPLITRHSQELRALEGQSVTLRCKARGDPDPIIHWIAPDGRLMSNSSRAAVHTDGTLDILISTVKDSGSFTCVASNPAGEAQQTVDLVIAKLPHITNNTIAEQEPDPGSSDIATVTKTGAEAVGVPLGNAKTSQEKKVVIAEATSTSALVKFNFQRSIPGIRMFQIQYNGSYDDSLVYRMIPPTSKNILVNNLAAGTQYDLCVLAIYDDQVTSLTATRVIGCIHFTTEPQYLRCHFMQSQFLGGTIVVIIGGIIVASVLAFIIFLIVRYRVCNQGDVDKALEMGDIRSLSSDGQLQGCGIPKSLSKQVLRPEKNDKDCLRVSLPPPEPTKQRPPVVVATTKPSVPDCTVSTSAASHSWHPASPGAPRPKRSSAPPKPSEARRAEAQADVELDNMNRNNSSEVKIASAVALAVPGQPTKWTAVPRGPRPHQAPRQYMTVPAGGVRVNRRHSLNPDSYSERCYVAYPKTGASLRSKRSLSMSGELPQLKSTTNIHRARDKLSRSEWLLESTL, translated from the exons ATGGAGTCTCTCCTGGTGTATCTGATGGTCCTCGGCATGGCTGTGAAGGCCCACAAAGTTCAAATTTGTCCCAAACGCTGCGTCTGCCAGGTGCTTAACCCTAACCTGGCAACTCTGTGTGACAAAAAGGGGCTTCTGTTTGTGCCCCCTAACATCGACAGGCACACGGTGGAGATGCGTCTGGGGGATAATTTTGTAACCAGCATAAAACGCAAAGACTTTGCTAACATGACCAAGCTGGTTGACCTGACCCTCTCTCGGAACACCATCGGCTCCATCGCGCCACATGCCTTCAAAGACCTGGAGAACCTACGAGCCCTTCACCTCGACAGCAACCGGCTAACCCGCATCACCAATGACACCTTCAGCGGCATGTCCAAGTTGCACCACCTCATCCTCAACAACAATCAGCTCACCCATATCCACATTGGGGCCTTCAATGACCTGACAGCCCTGGAAGAGCTGGACTTATCCTACAACAACTTGGAAAGTGCCCCGTGGGTGGCCATTCAGAGGATGTCCAATCTCCACACCCTCAATTTGGACCACAACATGCTCAGCTATATCCCAGAGGGCACCTTCTCTGGCCTGCAGAAGCTCAAGAGGCTGGATGTGACCTCCAACAAGCTCCAGAAGCTTCCTCCAGACCCTATTTTCCAAAGAGCAGGGGTCCTGGCCACCTCTGGGATAATGGGGCCTTTGTCGTTCGCGCTGAGCTTCGGAGGGAACCCTCTGAGGTGTAACTGTGAGCTGCTCTGGCTGCGGAGGTTGCGCAGGGAGGATGATCTGGAGACCTGTGCTTCACCACAACACCTAGCTGGACGCTATTTCTGGACTGTTTCAGAAGAAGAGTTCCTGTGTGAGCCTCCTCTCATCACCAGGCACTCTCAG gAGCTGCGAGCTTTGGAGGGTCAGAGTGTGACTCTGCGCTGCAAGGCGAGGGGTGACCCTGACCCCATCATCCACTGGATCGCCCCTGACGGACGCCTTATGTCCAACTCCTCCAGGGCTGCGGTCCACACTGACGGCACATTGGACATCCTCATCAGCACTGTCAAGGACTCAG GTTCCTTCACCTGTGTGGCCTCCAACCCGGCCGGCGAAGCTCAGCAGACCGTAGATCTGGTCATTGCTAAACTCCCTCATATCACCAACAACACAATCGCAGAGCAGGAGCCTGACCCTGGATCATCAGATATCGCCACAGTGACCAAGACGGGGGCGGAGGCAGTAGGGGTGCCTCTGGGGAACGCGAAGACAAGCCAGGAGAAGAAAGTAGTAATTGCCGAGGCCACGTCCACCTCTGCCCTAGTCAAGTTTAACTTTCAGAGGAGTATTCCAGGAATCCGCATGTTCCAGATCCAATACAATGGAAGCTATGATGATTCACTGGTATACAG AATGATACCCCCGACCAGTAAGAACATCCTGGTAAACAATCTGGCGGCTGGTACACAATATGATCTGTGTGTTCTGGCCATCTACGATGACCAGGTGACATCACTGACGGCCACCAGGGTGATCGGTTGTATCCACTTCACCACCGAGCCACAGTACCTGAGGTGCCATTTCATGCAGTCCCAGTTTCTTGGCGGCACCATTGTGGTTATCATTGGAGGCATTATTGTGGCCTCAGTGCTTGCTTTTATCATCTTCCTTATTGTGCGCTACCGGGTGTGTAACCAAGGAGATGTAGATAAG GCTCTGGAGATGGGGGATATTCGGTCACTGAGCAGTGATGGACAGCTGCAGGGCTGTGGGATTCCTAAGTCTCTCTCCAAGCAGGTCCTGCGTCCAGAGAAGAATGACAAGGACTGCCTCAGAGTGTCCCTGCCACCCCCAGAGCCAACCAAGCAGCGTCCGCCAGTTGTGGTAGCCACCACCAAACCCTCTGTCCCTGACTGCACTGTGTCTACCTCTGCTGCCAGCCACAGCTGGCACCCAGCTTCCCCAGGTGCTCCGAGGCCCAAACGTTCCAGTGCTCCCCCAAAACCCTCAGAGGCCCGTCGAGCTGAAGCTCAGGCAGATGTTGAGCTCGATAACATGAATCGGAATAACTCCTCGGAGGTTAAAATAGCCTCCGCAGTCGCTCTGGCTGTACCCGGGCAGCCCACCAAATGGACTGCGGTTCCCAGGGGTCCACGGCCCCACCAGGCCCCTCGACAATACATGACTGTGCCTGCAGGGGGTGTAAGGGTTAACCGCAGGCACTCCCTTAACCCAGACTCATATAGTGAGCGCTGCTATGTGGCCTACCCCAAAACTGGGGCCAGTCTGCGCTCCAAGCGGAGCCTCTCGATGAGCGGAGAGCTGCCGCAGCTCAAGAGCacaacaaacattcaccgggcCAGGGACAAGCTCTCCAGGTCTGAGTGGCTTCTGGAGAGCACTTTATGA
- the LOC121882324 gene encoding sterile alpha motif domain-containing protein 15-like: MRTGNMEFLQWSCHDVARWIESIGFPQYTACFMENIITGRKLIYVNCVYMPRLGITDFKDMQAISAHVRELLGITETMWSRSVADPPRDIVGLFLEQKSRTGERADSLTYQQFLDDTCQ; the protein is encoded by the exons atgCGTACAGGCAACATGGAGTTCCTACAGTGGAGTTGTCATGATGTTGCAAGATGGATTGAGTCTATAGGATTTCCACAATACACA GCATGTTTCATGGAGAACATCATCACTGGAAGAAAGCTCATTTATGTAAATTGTGTCTACATGCCAAGACTGGGAATCACAGATTTTAAAGACATGCAG GCTATATCTGCTCATGTGCGTGAGCTGCTGGGGATTACAGAGACCATGTGGAGCCGCAGCGTCGCTGACCCTCCGAGGGACATTGTGGGCCTGTTCTTGGAGCAGAAGAGCCGGACAGGTGAACGGGCGGACAGTCTCACCTACCAGCAGTTCCTGGATGACACATGTCAGTGA